The proteins below come from a single Oncorhynchus keta strain PuntledgeMale-10-30-2019 chromosome 32, Oket_V2, whole genome shotgun sequence genomic window:
- the st6galnac2 gene encoding alpha-N-acetylgalactosaminide alpha-2,6-sialyltransferase 2, producing MTISWRKCVFLVGALCVSVTITMIMYGQYYDLDFFHDRHANSQDTDFDSIWTCDEELWDNTTTTGEEKLEGLCPLRKAVKKDDFLRLRFNFKVPVLQWAGSFSHSEWGRLETYMPPYGWKGLAQDFVRSTLSLLNDSSSSRLFERRWPDQCVRCAVVGNGGILRGSKQGRAIDSHHFVFRVNGAITKHFEEDVGTKTSFYGFTTNTMKNSLNSYRKDGFTKVPRGRRVRYIFIPSNERDYVMMSAAIQGLTVTSGHDKGDWPSRYFGFKPPVKHFKMLHPDFVTYVTERFLKSPLLKYSQLYMPSTGALMLLTALHMCDQVSAYGFITKNFADFSDHYYDAVMLPLRFYANHDMQMESWLWEVLHARKVMSLYKRTKVK from the exons ATGACGATTTCTTGGAGGAAGTGTGTCTTCCTAGTGGGGGCTTTATGTGTAAGTGTTACTATAACCATGATTATGTATGGACAATACTATGACCTGGACTTCTTCCACGACAGACATGCAAACAG TCAAGACACAGATTTTGATAGCATTTGGACTTGCGATGAAGAGCTTTGGgacaacaccacaacaactgGGGAAGAGAAG CTGGAGGGTTTGTGTCCTCTGAGAAAAGCAGTGAAGAAGGACGACTTCCTCAGACTACGCTTTAACTTTAAAGTGCCTGTGCTGCAGTGGGCCGGGAGCTTCAGCCATTCAGAGTGGGGGCGATTGGAGACGTATATGCCCCCCTACGGCTGGAAAGGCCTGGCCCAGGACT TTGTGAGATCCACTTTGTCCCTGCTCAACGACTCGTCCAGCAGCCGCCTGTTTGAGCGCAGGTGGCCTGATCAGTGTGTCCGCTGTGCTGTGGTGGGAAATGGAGGCATCCTTCGAGGCTCCAAACAAGGCAGGGCCATCGACAGTCACCACTTTGTCTTCAG GGTCAATGGGGCAATCACCAAGCACTTTGAGGAGGACGTGGGCACAAAGACATCTTTCTATGGGTTCACCACAAATACTATGAAGAATTCCCTAAATTCTTACAGAAAAGATGGGTTCACCAAGGTTCCACGGGGACGG AGAGTCCGATATATCTTCATTCCGTCCAACGAACGGGACTATGTGATGATGTCCGCTGCTATCCAGGGTCTCACTGTCACCTCCGGTCATGACAAGGGGGACTG GCCCTCTCGATACTTTGGATTTAAGCCACCAGTTAAGCACTTTAAAATGCTTCATCCAGATTTTGTTACATATGTAACGGAAAG GTTTCTGAAGTCTCCCCTGCTGAAGTACAGTCAGCTCTACATGCCCAGCACTGGTGCTCTGATGCTTCTGACCGCCCTGCACATGTGTGACCAG GTGTCTGCCTATGGTTTCATCACAAAAAACTTTGCAGACTTCTCTGACCACTACTATGATGCTGTGATGCTGCCCCTGCGCTTCTATGCCAACCACGACATGCAGATGGAGAGCTGGCTGTGGGAGGTACTGCATGCACGAAAAGTAATGTCACTGTACAAGAGGACAAAAGTAAAATGA